atgcagtacagaaatcccttgattgtggtcgtgaagttcgtatgattggccttgattttagtgctgcctttgaccgtgttaatcatgaggcccttgttttcaaactgaaacagttgggagtgggtgggtcgtttcttagcattattattgattttttaagtagtagatctcaaagagtagttgttgatgggcaccatagtgagtataggaatgtgatatccggtgttccacagggtagtgttcttggcccattacttttcatactatatacacatgacatgtggtttggcctagaaaataagcttgttacatatgcagatgatgctactctctttgcatcaattccatcccctgaatgtagacctggggttggtgaatcccttaatagagatctagctaaaattagtgtatggtgtaagttatggggtatgaagttgaattctaacaaaactcaaagtatgattgtaagtaggtcaaggacggtggctcctcaacatccggatctcagtattgataatgtttctttaaatttgtatgactctttcaaaattttaggtgtgattctcgacagcaaatttacttttgagaaacatataaggtctgtgtcttcttcaattgcacaaaaaattggcttattgagaaagtcttttaagatattcggtgatcaatctattctgaagaagtgttttaattcttttattctaccttgttttgagtattgttctcctgtctggtcttcagctgctgattctcatcttaatttgttggacagaaacttacggtctattaaatttcttattcctgatctagatattaatctctggcaccgtcgttcaattagttcattatgcatgttgcataagatttttcataactctgaccatcctttacattcagatctccctggacaattctatcctgttcgtaatactaggctggcagttaatgctaatagccaggccttttccatcataagactcaataccacgcagtactctagaagttttattccagctgttaccaagttgtggaatgatcttcctaatcgggttgttgaatcagtagaacttcaaaagttcaaagttggagcaaatgcttttttgttgaccaggcggacatgagtctttttatagtttatatatgacatacagtatttgtttttgaagttgttaatagtttatatatgacatatctgttatgacgttgttacttttttagaatgatttactgttaatttgttctcttcacttatttatttccttatttcctttcctcactgggctatttttccctattggagcccctgggcttatagcattttgctttttccaattagggttgtagcttggatagtaataataataataataatatcgcgtaAGTGTGGGTGATGTTAAAGCATCTTTTTACTAGGGggtcatattttttttatgtatcaaaACGTATTGTGCTGAAAGTATCTGTGAGTGGACACTGAAGTTAcagaaatattcataaaaacagTGTGATCACTTGGCTGACTATTCCTCAATATGCATTGTCCATTGTAATGAGTTCTCATCTGTTCAACATGCATGTTGGGTCGAAGAGATGAAACTTGCCTTGAAAGTAAATGCAGTAAGATATACAGAACagaataagatattattattattattattattattattattattattattattgttgttgtttttattattattattattattattattattattagtattagaattattagctaagtacaaccctagttggaatagcagaagggtataagcccaagggcattaacagggaaaaatagctcagtgaggaacggaaacaaggaaataaataaactaaaagagaagtaatgaacatttaaaataaaatattattagaacagcaacaatattaaaatagatttttcatatacaaattataaaaactaaaaaaaaaaaacagaggaagaatggcataattttagaaatatataacaatctTGATTATTTCTTCAGTTGTCTAATAGCTCTTGCAAGTAATTTTCTCTAAAAAGGAGTAATTGCTTACACGAGATAAACTTGCTGCTGCGTTTTTACATTCGTCATGGATTCTTTAAAGTTACCATGAAACCTCTTCTTGTCTAAAAAccacatttttattattaacagaTTTTTTCAGTATGCTTTCTATCATCTGATCTACTGACAACAGACGAAGGGCAGCGGTAAACTGATCCCGCCACTATGGCGCTGGAGTCGGTAACTGCAAACGCCACTGAGGCTCTACCTGAAGCAATCGACTCCCTCTTCTCACAAGAGTTTTGGTCTAATGGAGCGTTCTATGAGTATGACCACGATGGATACGATGAATTCAGTGCCGTTCCTTCACCAATGTTCCGGTTTGTCGTCCAGGGACTACTTTTGACGCTAATAGGACTCTTTGGATTGGCTGGAAATATAATTTCCATCGTCATACTATACAGGTAAAAAGTATGTGGAGGTTTAATAAAAACACATGATTGGTTTAGATATTATGTAAAACAGAATTATTTAACTTACACAGGACTTTTTTTACTCGATAGGATAAGAAGACATTTTACATTTTAAAGTGATGTAGGTTACATGGAACTTGAAAAGAACTTTGAAGCTGGGCACTAAAACATAATTCACACCATTAATCAGAATACTTTTAATTAGTTTAAGATATATCTCCTTGTTTAGTTTGGACACTAAGCATCCCTCATCATTTTCAcatgctttacacacacacacacacacacacacacacacacacacacacacacaccttgacaGTCGAATTAATAGAAAGATAAGGTGGATAATTCTATAGATGTATAGCAAAGAACGCAATTTTTGAGCGATCGACGATTTTTATAATAAAGGTGTTGCTTGTTAGAATATAGAGATGAAAGTGAAATGTTTATCTTAAAGCAAAATCTAAGATACGAGTCTGCTATCCTCCAACGGCTGTTGTATGGATGAAGTAATAAGACAGACAAAAGAAAAGATATGTGTTCAAGTAAATAATTTGAGAATGAAAGAGGGTCGTTGATAATGTGTGGAGTAAGTAATATTTATAGAGTACAGAATATTAGTTGGTCATAGTGAAGATGTAGAGCCTAGTGAAAAACTTGAATGATCGGAAGAGGTTGTAGTTCAATGCAAGCAAGAGTAACCTGGACAGAAGAAATGTAATCTAGGAAGATAGCAAAAATGATTGATGTTATTATTGTAGGGTCAACAATGGAAATGGTCCATTCATTAAGTATTTGGGAGTAAGCATGAAGTATGGTAGTGGGATGAGAGGATATATTCATCGCAGAATAAATGAAGCAAGGAAAGGAGCATGGTATGAGAAAAGTCTCTGAAATAAGAGACTTTATAGAAGTTCAAGTTCAAGATTGGTTTTAGATATAAGAAACAAAAAGGGTAGAAAAGTTAAAGATAAATAGTTTTTGTGGTTTATTTTGAACAAAAAAGTGAAATGATGAGAAATGATGTGGTGAAAGGTATACAAAAATGATAAGTGTTTTGAGAGGCATGataccctgaagagagagagagagagagagagagagagagagagagagagagagagagagagagagagagagagagagagagagagagagagagagagtataattacgTGATGTGCGTTTTGCTCGTGTCAATTCCATATGGATAAAACCAGAGTCAATGAATTAACTCTGGATAAAACAGCCTTTTTGAAGCTAACGTGATTATTTGTGAGGCAGTGTCAGCTGGAAACAACGAGGTGATTCACTGTtcgctcgttctctctctctctctctctctctctctctctctctctctctctctctgtctccgcgtgtataaatacacacacacacacacacacacacatatatatatatatatatatatatatatatatatatatatatatatatatatatatatatatatatatatataaaaccgtatatatatatatatatatatatatatatatatatatatatatatatatatatatatatatatatatatatatatatatatatataccgtatgtctgtatatatatgtatatatatatatatatatatatatatatatatatatatatatatatatatatatatagcctatatatacacggtatatatataaccgtgtatgtatatatatatatatatatatatatatatatatatatatatatatatatatatatatatatatatatatatatactgtatatatttatattgtatatatatatatatatatatatatatatatatatatatatatatatatgatatatatatatatacaatacatgtatgtatatatatatacatatatatatatatatatatatatatatatatatatatatatatatatatatatatatatacatatatatatatatatacatatactgtatatctagacacttgctctctatcatataggggagatgtttgTATCGATTATTAGTCAATTAGTGGCTTGAAGAAAATAAGGTGTTAACTTATTGTCTGTCACCTGCATCTGGCCTTGAGTATACAAGAGAAATTTTGGGTAGTTGCAAAAATCTCTAACGGTCTAACTAGTAGTTCAATGTTAACTTGCAATAACTTTTTCCTTATCTTATATAATCTGAAAATTTATTATGACTCATTGCTTGAAGTTTGTAGTTCCACTTAGATTCACTTGAATATGAAATagtgaaagaaaatataaagtttGTGCATATTTCTCGAACTGTACCTGTTTTAAATTTGGTATTTTATACTTCCGTTGTTTGCATTAGAAAACTCACGAAGTATACCAACGATGTTCTTTTTCAGACTGAACATGCGTTCATCAATCAACTGTTGTTTGCTCGGACTTACGACGTTTGATTTGTTGGTGATCATAACTTCAGTGTTGTCATTCGGTCTACTCGAGATAGGCCTTTACACCAAAAGTATATCTTGGTATGTCAATGGGTTATTGGAAGCGATGCCGACTGTCTTTCCGCTGGGCATCATAGCTCGCACAGGGTCCATTTACCTGACTTTGATCTTGACAGTGGAAAGGTACGTGGCCGTCTGTCTGCCCTTTCGATTCCGGTCGCTGGTGACTTACGGACGCGCAAGGATTCTGGTGATGGCGGCCGCCGTCTTTTCTGTTCTTTATAATCTTCCAAGGTTCTGGGAACATTATTATGGGGTGAGTTGTGATATATTGTTTTAGAGGAGCTTATTGTTGGTTTTTCTACATAAATTGTTAGAATTTCAAAGGTttaaattggttaaaaaaaaaatctttatttcttgGGAAGTGTTATATGAATTTccttttgtaatgtttttttttttttttttttttggggggggggaggcgtgGAGGGGCTTTCCTTGGTTTTATTTGTCTTCTGTAATTCCTTGATAAACTGACTTCCATACTAGAACCTTAGCCTTAAGTAGTCAGTTTATCTTCAATTGCAGTTAAAGcttacttaatgataataatgataataatactcttaaTGATGtcaatgataatcatcatcatctcctcctacgcctattgagcaaagggcctcggttagatttggccagtcgtttctatctttagcttttaattcaatacttttccattcatcatctcctacctcacgcttcatagtcctcagccatgtatatctgggtcttccaactcttctagtgccttgtggagtctagttaaatgtttgctgaactaatctctcttggggagtgcaaagagcatgcccaaaccatccccatctacccctcgtcatgatctcatccacatgtggaactcgagtaatctctcttatattttcatttctaatcctgtcttgccatctaactcccaatattcttctgagtcctcatcaataataattccaatataaaTTTTCACATGTGTATGGAAGATATGCTGACCTGTTACTTTCTCAGTCTATCTTACAAGAGATTTCTCCTGATCCCTGTACTCTGTTCCTCTCTCATTTCATTTCCCACTTTCAGTCATTTCATATTGGGTCAATAGGGTTCGTGTGTTTGAGCCATTTCATTTCAGGTCATTAGGGTTCTTGGACTTAGGTCATTTCATCGTGGGTCAATAAAGTACCTGTGTGCGGGCCACTTCACACTGGGTCAATAGGGTTTTGGTGCTTTGGGCATTTCACATTGGGTCATTAGGGTTCTTGTGTTCGGGCCATTTCACGTCGGATCAATGGGGTTCTTTctgtccactttttttttctttatcagtacTCACTATTCCTTTGCTCTTAATATTTTCAATCCCCCTTCAGGTTCATTCCAACACAATTTTCACACATATCTCTTCATTTCCCATCTCTGATATGAAGATTATATCTTAAGGCTAGTTTTTGTGTTAATATGGGTCAGCATCCTTATTAATTTATGTCCAGTCCTACTGAGTTTACCAACATTACTAGATGAAGCTCAGCAGATTAATCACTCCTCTTTGTAAACATATTTGGCTTCTCACAATACCCCAAAGTGGATAAATCTGCGTTAAGATACCATGTTTTCTTTTCAACTGTAGCAAATTTTCCTTACTCCTGTTATAAACATATCCTTGAGTATTACCTGTGTCTGCGAGAAATCTTGGTTTCATCTTTGGAGTACTTCATTTTTCACTTCCACCTCTTAGACACTGTTCAATCGCAAACAATTCTTTTGTTCGGTGGCCTCATCCTTACCCTTTTGTTTGATCAACTTTGTTTTAAAAATGGAGTCACTGTTTCTATTTTCTGTCAATGCCTTTGTGAAGAGCTGAAGGAAATGCCACTCAGATACAATATAACTCCCGCCAGAGCACGCAGCAAAGCACCATTTTCCAAAAACTGAGAAAAAACCCATTTGAAGTTTCTTAGCATGTCATAAGGGGGAAAAAGTACTTGTGCTCAGTAGCGTATTAAATCATAATGTTTTAAGCTTAATGTTACATAGAGAGCCTTCAGAAAAATTGCCCTACTGCTAACTCTATTTTGGCTGATGGTGCTTTTGCCCTTGGTAATTTTGATGAAATCCTGATTCTGAATACAATTGCAATATTATTTCACCTTCCTTCTAATGCATGTTGTTCTCCTATAATTATATTTATCAACATTCGTTTTTACGGTTATGCCAAGACCCTTTCAAAATCTGTAAAGTAAATAAACATGCaaataattttcattgatatttctattttcagagTCTATGTATATCTAACTGCTTTTCTTGATCCTTTGACATTTGAGATTTAGCACATTCGCATCAACAAAACACTCCCTTTTATTTAGTTAAAATACTCTGAAAATAATCTTTAAACTGCAGTTCTACGATAATTACTAGTTAATTTCTTTAATAACTGTAATCTAGTTTGCACTGTTATCATTGCATTTATAAATGGCTGATCTAGGCATACTATGTCTTTAAGTTACCTTTTATACGAAATTTTGACTTTCGCTAAATGATATTTTCATCTATAATGAATGGGTTATTGTGAATTATGCAAATTAACCCTTTTAATACAAAGTACTACAAGATAAATCTTTCGAAATCTTCACAAGGTTAAAAGAGATTACTTTTTGATAGTCTAAAGGTAACTAAGGGTAAACCATGGTCCATACTAAATATTTTAGTTATTACGATGCACGGTCAATTTTTCAATTTTCCAAAAGATTTGGATATAGaataaaattcttttctttttataactcaGGTCGTCTATCATTTTAGCAAAGGGACATATGTAGAAAATGAGACACGAGTTTCGTACAAAAGCAAATGCCAAAGATGAATGTTTTAGGCGAAGCTTGCATGTTTGCATGTCACAGACGTTTAAGTAGATTATTCCTTAAGCATTGAGAGATAGGTATCATTCATAAAGGCCTTAAACCTGACATGAACTAGGAAATTGAGAGGTTTCATGAGATTTTCGGTCTGTCAGTTATAATTCAGAAAGCAAAGCTTAGTTCTACTGATCCTTATGTTATCTGTTGCCAGGTGGACTTTGGGATTTCTTGTAGCAGGTTTTAAAGGATTCTTTAGAATAGTCTATCTCCTCTAAGTAAATATCAGAATCTTTTTGTCATATTGCATACTAACTATTACGAATAGCGTGTATTTTACAATGTGAGATGCAGTGACAAAATTAAACTTGTACTTTCAATATATCCTTGAAATTAGGAGAATAAAAGGAATGATCtttcataatataaaaagaaaaagaagcttACATTTCATAGAACTGTACCAAGATCCATTTCAACAGGAGCATCAGATGGATGGAAAGAAGTTGTTCTTCATTAAACCAACGGCTCTTAGACAAAATTATGTCTATCAACACGTGTACATCACTTGGATATATTTGATTGTCCAGTACTTGATACCATTCCTCAGTCTCTTGATACTAAATTCTCAAATCTACCTAGAGGTATGCATTTGTTTCTTTTTCTCTGTATTTTCTCAGGTATATACGTGCATCTCTGTATGTGACCATCTATGGATGCTAACAAACTTCCTTCATGTACTGTACATTTCATACATAGCCTGAATTCAAAACGTCTCAGTGATGAAATAAACAACTGAATGAAACATAACCTACCATTGCATATGGAAAATTGATAATGTTTTTGACGAAATGTCTAAAATAAGACTGGAAATTTGAGCTGATTTATTTGTGAAATCTTCAATGTGCTTTAGCCTTAGTAATCTGAAAATAAATGAGGGAAGAGTTTGATTTTGTCTCGACCTTCCCTTCTTTATAACTTCATTTTCAGAtccatttcaattttctatttttttttttcaacatttttaccGATATATTCTGTGATTTAATATCAATTTACATTTTTTACTTCTTGGAAGAATGACAGAAGGATTATTATCATTGGAAAAATCAAGTTATATTATTACGATTGATTATTTGTTTTGCCACCGTAGTTTGCACACTCATTGTTTCTCTTGTTATGACTAACCCCAGTTTTATCAAATGAGATGCCCGACTATACCTGCGCTGTCGTGTGCCTTAATTCTCTTCTTACTGCGCATAAATATCAGATATCTATTATTGAATGACaatttgtaaaataatgccacAATACAAACAAACTGAATGAATTTTCCGAggtgcataatttttgtttactTAACAGGTTCGAGCAGCCAACCAAAACATTGAGCGACTCAGCAGACCTCAGAGGAAAGAAATCAAACTGGGTCTAATGTTACTAGCCGTAGTTACAGTGTTCTTTTTGTGCAATATTTTGCCCTGTGTTTTAAACATTCTTGAAATAGCTAGTATTGATATTCACAAACTTGGAGAAATTAGCAATCTCCTCGTTACTATAAACTCTTCAGTGAACTTTGTTATCTACTGCACATTCAGTCAGCGATTTCGAAAGGATTTCTTGGAACTGTTTCGTTACTGCTGTGGACGTCAAGGACTGGAATTAGTGAGTGGATCGAGTCCAGTCAGCTATGAAGCAGCTCGCAATGGAAGACCCACCGAGATTGTCATGGTATCCGTAAGAAGCGAGCCTCGATTAGCCCGATTATTAGATCAAAATGATGCAGATGATAATACTCTTTGAACGCTGTTCACACTTCCTAACAAAATTTGGAAATCTAGCAGCTGCACTTAATCTTGAAAAcaagaagaaaatcaacataaagtTTCTTGTGCTCTGAATGGCTTAAAATACCGCTTTGGTTTCCAAAACCCATAATGTGATATGTATCAAACGACGATAATATTATTTAGTTTTTAGCTAGCATTTTTCTTCAACATAAGGCCTTGTTTGTATTTTGTAAGCGACTGGGTTACTTATGTCAAAGACAGGTACTTTCTTtgacaaagaaataaatatatgctaACAATAAAAGCACTATTACAGATCTTTATTTCATAGATCAGATATTTTTTACGGAATGTGAGTATGGATTTTGAGTTGTAGGATGTCTGAGAATTTTTCACATCATAAAAGATATAACAATAATCTTGCAGTCAATCTTTGTAAATCCTTTGCATGTGGATTTCTTTTTAACACGGTTGAATTTTTTTATTGCCTATTACGAAAGGCACATTTCTACTTTCATTCTGATCTATTTCTTATATCTGGAATATAGTGATACTTTGTCTTGCTACCATTTATTCGGAATTTTATCGCCGGTAGGATTGGATCGTTTTGAGGTAGATATGGAACCATGCATTGTGGTGGTGTTTTGCTCGAAATCAGATGACGTGACTTTAATTGTCAAACTCTTTCTCATTTTTGCGTCCGGATCACTGAACGTCATATTCAAAGGACTGAAACGTTCGACGCTTGAGCGTGTGACATATATTAACACGAGAAGCATTATAAGGAAAATTGCAGTGCAGTGTGGAGAATATCTGTTTATGTTGCGACGGCTCACCTTAAAATTCATTTCTGTCAAAGTACGCGCTATCTAAACGCAGATGAAtgtaaacatgaaaaaatagcttGGAATACAGATTGAGACTTCCGGTTCATCATTTTTTTCCCTCATCataaatcattttattatttttataatcatgatTACTAATGTGCCTGTATGTAATATCACTTTTTTGCCTCGTATCTCAATATTCttttatgtacattttatattcaaGTAAATGCTCTTATGAATTCAAGGTGATTTGTTATTATTCCTTAAGCCAATTAAAGCTAATTACCAAACGTTTtctcatattttctttatatacaatcatcatcacattatcatcatcattatcatcatcatcatcagccgtcattagtccactacaagacaaaggcatcagacatatccTTTCCCTCCCGCTTATTTATTGTCTTTCCATGCCAGGCTATACCCGTAAATTATCTCAActggtcaatccatcgttttctcttcctttccctgcttcttttataatctctggggacccatacTGTTATGCataatgtccatgtattatatgtcattctcattatatgtcctgtccatgtccatttctttttcttacatgttagaatatcctctactttagtttgctctcgtatccatgttcctgttTTTCTGTGTCTTcgtgtttttcccatcattattctttccatagctctttgagttgtaactaaggctttagcaaggcttcaagttttttttatgtgtaagttaatactggtaagaccattttCCTTTtacagaaagtggtattttacatttcataagctTATTTCGTTTACTAAAAGCTTTCCTTCCCATGCTTATTCTTTCTTTTGATTTAGGTCTTGtgccctggggaaacatttactgtctgttctaagtacgtatattcattaataaaccCTAAAGGTTCATccgtaactcttatttgttgtctcagcattttcattgaatattatctttctTTTACTCATATCaacttttagtcctacatttctgttttctctattcaaatcttctatcataattTGCGATTCCTCGGactattcactaaatagaactttgtcgtctgcaaatcttaagttattaaggtattgctcattaatatcaattcctacattttcccaatcttaaaaacttctaggcacgctgagAATAACTTagaagagatgggatctccctgtctaactcctttcttaatctgaATGTTCTCACTAACTTTATGTTGTCTTAGGTATTTTTCAGgacttttgtgtcttcctttttgtgaattagtataatgataaagttttttctagctgtaggtatagagcattctcgcAGAcactttgtgtaaagttcagcaagttttattaCTAGGAAATCTcatctatctattattaaatcagtttttaaaccatcttctcctgctgctttgcctggTTTCaggccttttaatgttttttttttacttctactgttacttttgatatAGGCTcaactgtttcattatttct
The sequence above is drawn from the Palaemon carinicauda isolate YSFRI2023 chromosome 40, ASM3689809v2, whole genome shotgun sequence genome and encodes:
- the LOC137631789 gene encoding FMRFamide receptor-like; this encodes MALESVTANATEALPEAIDSLFSQEFWSNGAFYEYDHDGYDEFSAVPSPMFRFVVQGLLLTLIGLFGLAGNIISIVILYRLNMRSSINCCLLGLTTFDLLVIITSVLSFGLLEIGLYTKSISWYVNGLLEAMPTVFPLGIIARTGSIYLTLILTVERYVAVCLPFRFRSLVTYGRARILVMAAAVFSVLYNLPRFWEHYYGEHQMDGKKLFFIKPTALRQNYVYQHVYITWIYLIVQYLIPFLSLLILNSQIYLEVRAANQNIERLSRPQRKEIKLGLMLLAVVTVFFLCNILPCVLNILEIASIDIHKLGEISNLLVTINSSVNFVIYCTFSQRFRKDFLELFRYCCGRQGLELVSGSSPVSYEAARNGRPTEIVMVSVRSEPRLARLLDQNDADDNTL